In the genome of Populus nigra chromosome 9, ddPopNigr1.1, whole genome shotgun sequence, one region contains:
- the LOC133703313 gene encoding G-type lectin S-receptor-like serine/threonine-protein kinase RKS1 isoform X2 has protein sequence MEAERLFLLSLLMLQFSSCTSLDSLKTSQTIKEGDLLISKGNNFALGFFSPGSSTNRYLGIWYHKIQEQTVVWVANRNDPIIGSSGFLFIDQYGNLVLYGNDDQKLPVWSTNVSVEGNDTCAAQLLDSGNLILVRKRSRKTAWQSFDYPTNILLPGMKLGLDRKLGIDRFLTSWRSAEDPGIGDFSVRINPNGSPQFFFYKGTKPISRANPWPWRSQMGFYKCFFVNDPDEIYFVYTVPDDSYLLILIVDHPGHIKALTWRESDGQWKKYWKSPQFQCDYYGQCGAYSTCELANLNRFVCACLPGFEPKYPKEWSASDGSGGCVRKRLQTSSVCDHGEGFVKIENYCLPDTSNAAWVDKSKSRADCELECKRNCSCSAYSIIGIPGKGEGCLTWYKELVDIRYERTESYDLYVRVDAYELADNTRQPNGSREKPMLALIAPSIALLWFLISLFAYLWFKKRAKKANKLGQGGFGSVYKGLLANGLEVAIKRLSRSSGQGTEEFKNEVMVIAKLQHRNLVKLLGYCNQDGEQMLIYEYLPNKSLDSFLFHESRRLLLDWRKRFDIIVGIARGILYLHQDSRLRIIHRDLKCSNILLDAEMNPKISDFGMAKIFEGNQTEDRTRRVVGTYGYMSPEYAVFGNFSVKSDVFSFGVMLLEIVSGKKNNRFYQQNPPLTLIGYVWELWREDKALEIVDSSLNELYHPHEALKCIQIGLLCVQEDAKDRPSMLAVVFMLSNETEIPSPKQPAFLFTKSDKFPDLALEVEDGQCSVNEMTISEIASR, from the exons ATGGAAGCTGAAAGACTGTTCCTGCTTTCTCTTTTAATGCTCCAATTCTCATCTTGTACATCCCTAGACTCCTTAAAGACGAGCCAAACCATTAAAGAAGGTGACCTTCTTATCTCCAAAGGAAATAATTTTGCACTAGGATTTTTCAGTCCAGGTAGTTCAACCAATAGATATCTTGGAATTTGGTACCataaaatacaagaacaaaCTGTGGTGTGGGTTGCAAACAGGAACGATCCAATCATTGGTTCCTCTGGATTTCTCTTTATAGACCAATATGGAAACCTCGTTCTCTATGGTAACGATGACCAAAAGCTTCCAGTGTGGTCTACAAATGTTTCGGTGGAAGGAAATGATACTTGTGCAGCTCAACTCTTGGATTCAGGAAATTTGATATTGGTCAGGAAAAGAAGCAGAAAAACTGCATGGCAAAGCTTCGATTATCCTACGAACATCCTGCTTCCTGGAATGAAACTGGGGCTGGATCGAAAATTAGGAATTGATCGGTTCCTAACATCATGGAGATCAGCTGAAGACCCTGGGATTGGAGACTTTTCAGTTAGGATCAACCCAAATGGTTCgccacaattttttttctataaaggtACAAAGCCAATTAGTAGAGCTAACCCTTGGCCATGGAGAAGTCAGATGGGCTTCTACAAATGCTTTTTCGTAAATGATCCAGACGAAATATACTTTGTCTACACAGTTCCTGATGATTCTTATCTGCTAATATTAATAGTGGATCATCCAGGACATATAAAGGCTTTAACGTGGCGAGAAAGTGATGGTCAGTGGAAGAAATACTGGAAGTCCCCTCAGTTTCAGTGCGACTATTATGGGCAGTGTGGTGCTTATAGTACGTGTGAACTCGCCAATCTAAATAGGTTTGTATGTGCCTGTTTACCTGGGTTCGAGCCCAAGTACCCAAAGGAATGGTCTGCGAGCGATGGATCTGGTGGTTGTGTCAGGAAGCGGCTACAGACGTCTTCGGTGTGCGATCATGGAGAAGGGTTTGTGAAGATAGAGAATTACTGTCTTCCGGACACTTCTAATGCAGCTTGGGTGGACAAGAGCAAGAGCCGCGCAGACTGTGAACTGGAATGCAAGAGGAATTGTTCATGCTCTGCATACTCAATCATTGGAATTCCCGGAAAAGGGGAAGGTTGTTTGACATGGTACAAGGAATTAGTAGACATTAGATATGAAAGGACTGAAAGTTATGATCTGTATGTTCGTGTTGATGCATATGAATTAG CTGATAATACAAGGCAGCCAAATGGTTCTCGTGAAAAACCGATGCTGGCCCTTATAGCACCATCAATTGCATTATTGTGGTTTCTCATTAGCCTGTTTGCTTATTTGTGGTTCAAGAAGAGAGCAAAAAAAG CTAACAAACTCGGGCAAGGTGGTTTTGGCTCTGTTTATAAG GGTCTGCTGGCTAATGGACTGGAGGTTGCAATAAAAAGGTTATCTAGAAGTTCAGGACAAGGAACagaagaatttaaaaatgaagttATGGTAATTGCAAAGCTTCAACACAGGAATCTAGTGAAACTTCTAGGTTACTGCAATCAGGATGGGGAACAAATGTTAATCTATGAATACTTGCCAAACAAAAGCTTGGACTCGTTTCTTTTCC ATGAAAGCAGAAGATTGTTATTGGATTGGCGAAAACGCTTTGATATTATTGTTGGAATAGCTCGTGGGATTTTATATCTTCACCAAGACTCCAGGTTGAGAATCATTCACAGGGATTTAAAATGCAGCAACATTCTATTGGATGCAGAGATGAACCCAAAAATATCAGATTTTGGAATGGCAAAAATATTTGAAGGCAACCAAACTGAAGATAGGACAAGGAGAGTTGTAGGAACATA TGGCTATATGTCACCAGAATATGCTGTGTTTGGAAACTTTTCTGTAAAATCAGATGTTTTCAGTTTTGGGGTCATGTTGTTAGAGATTGTGAGTGGCAAGAAGAACAATAGATTTTATCAACAGAATCCTCCTTTGACCTTGATTGGATAT GTGTGGGAATTATGGAGAGAAGACAAAGCATTGGAGATAGTTGATTCTTCACTGAACGAGTTGTATCATCCGCATGAAGCCTTGAAATGCATACAAATTGGTCTACTGTGCGTGCAAGAAGATGCCAAGGACAGACCATCTATGTTGGCAGTTGTTTTTATGTTGAGTAACGAAACAGAGATTCCTTCTCCAAAACAACCTGCATTCCTCTTTACAAAATCTGATAAATTCCCTGATTTAGCCTTAGAAGTAGAAGATGGACAGTGTTCCGTAAATGAGATGACAATTTCTGAAATTGCTAGTCGCTGA
- the LOC133703313 gene encoding G-type lectin S-receptor-like serine/threonine-protein kinase RKS1 isoform X1 has translation MEAERLFLLSLLMLQFSSCTSLDSLKTSQTIKEGDLLISKGNNFALGFFSPGSSTNRYLGIWYHKIQEQTVVWVANRNDPIIGSSGFLFIDQYGNLVLYGNDDQKLPVWSTNVSVEGNDTCAAQLLDSGNLILVRKRSRKTAWQSFDYPTNILLPGMKLGLDRKLGIDRFLTSWRSAEDPGIGDFSVRINPNGSPQFFFYKGTKPISRANPWPWRSQMGFYKCFFVNDPDEIYFVYTVPDDSYLLILIVDHPGHIKALTWRESDGQWKKYWKSPQFQCDYYGQCGAYSTCELANLNRFVCACLPGFEPKYPKEWSASDGSGGCVRKRLQTSSVCDHGEGFVKIENYCLPDTSNAAWVDKSKSRADCELECKRNCSCSAYSIIGIPGKGEGCLTWYKELVDIRYERTESYDLYVRVDAYELADNTRQPNGSREKPMLALIAPSIALLWFLISLFAYLWFKKRAKKGTELQVNSTSTEFEYFKLSTITAATNNFSPANKLGQGGFGSVYKGLLANGLEVAIKRLSRSSGQGTEEFKNEVMVIAKLQHRNLVKLLGYCNQDGEQMLIYEYLPNKSLDSFLFHESRRLLLDWRKRFDIIVGIARGILYLHQDSRLRIIHRDLKCSNILLDAEMNPKISDFGMAKIFEGNQTEDRTRRVVGTYGYMSPEYAVFGNFSVKSDVFSFGVMLLEIVSGKKNNRFYQQNPPLTLIGYVWELWREDKALEIVDSSLNELYHPHEALKCIQIGLLCVQEDAKDRPSMLAVVFMLSNETEIPSPKQPAFLFTKSDKFPDLALEVEDGQCSVNEMTISEIASR, from the exons ATGGAAGCTGAAAGACTGTTCCTGCTTTCTCTTTTAATGCTCCAATTCTCATCTTGTACATCCCTAGACTCCTTAAAGACGAGCCAAACCATTAAAGAAGGTGACCTTCTTATCTCCAAAGGAAATAATTTTGCACTAGGATTTTTCAGTCCAGGTAGTTCAACCAATAGATATCTTGGAATTTGGTACCataaaatacaagaacaaaCTGTGGTGTGGGTTGCAAACAGGAACGATCCAATCATTGGTTCCTCTGGATTTCTCTTTATAGACCAATATGGAAACCTCGTTCTCTATGGTAACGATGACCAAAAGCTTCCAGTGTGGTCTACAAATGTTTCGGTGGAAGGAAATGATACTTGTGCAGCTCAACTCTTGGATTCAGGAAATTTGATATTGGTCAGGAAAAGAAGCAGAAAAACTGCATGGCAAAGCTTCGATTATCCTACGAACATCCTGCTTCCTGGAATGAAACTGGGGCTGGATCGAAAATTAGGAATTGATCGGTTCCTAACATCATGGAGATCAGCTGAAGACCCTGGGATTGGAGACTTTTCAGTTAGGATCAACCCAAATGGTTCgccacaattttttttctataaaggtACAAAGCCAATTAGTAGAGCTAACCCTTGGCCATGGAGAAGTCAGATGGGCTTCTACAAATGCTTTTTCGTAAATGATCCAGACGAAATATACTTTGTCTACACAGTTCCTGATGATTCTTATCTGCTAATATTAATAGTGGATCATCCAGGACATATAAAGGCTTTAACGTGGCGAGAAAGTGATGGTCAGTGGAAGAAATACTGGAAGTCCCCTCAGTTTCAGTGCGACTATTATGGGCAGTGTGGTGCTTATAGTACGTGTGAACTCGCCAATCTAAATAGGTTTGTATGTGCCTGTTTACCTGGGTTCGAGCCCAAGTACCCAAAGGAATGGTCTGCGAGCGATGGATCTGGTGGTTGTGTCAGGAAGCGGCTACAGACGTCTTCGGTGTGCGATCATGGAGAAGGGTTTGTGAAGATAGAGAATTACTGTCTTCCGGACACTTCTAATGCAGCTTGGGTGGACAAGAGCAAGAGCCGCGCAGACTGTGAACTGGAATGCAAGAGGAATTGTTCATGCTCTGCATACTCAATCATTGGAATTCCCGGAAAAGGGGAAGGTTGTTTGACATGGTACAAGGAATTAGTAGACATTAGATATGAAAGGACTGAAAGTTATGATCTGTATGTTCGTGTTGATGCATATGAATTAG CTGATAATACAAGGCAGCCAAATGGTTCTCGTGAAAAACCGATGCTGGCCCTTATAGCACCATCAATTGCATTATTGTGGTTTCTCATTAGCCTGTTTGCTTATTTGTGGTTCAAGAAGAGAGCAAAAAAAGGTACTGAACTGCAGGTAAACAGCACTTCTACTGAATTCGAATATTTCAAGCTCAGCACCATAACGGCGGCCACTAACAATTTCTCTCCAGCTAACAAACTCGGGCAAGGTGGTTTTGGCTCTGTTTATAAG GGTCTGCTGGCTAATGGACTGGAGGTTGCAATAAAAAGGTTATCTAGAAGTTCAGGACAAGGAACagaagaatttaaaaatgaagttATGGTAATTGCAAAGCTTCAACACAGGAATCTAGTGAAACTTCTAGGTTACTGCAATCAGGATGGGGAACAAATGTTAATCTATGAATACTTGCCAAACAAAAGCTTGGACTCGTTTCTTTTCC ATGAAAGCAGAAGATTGTTATTGGATTGGCGAAAACGCTTTGATATTATTGTTGGAATAGCTCGTGGGATTTTATATCTTCACCAAGACTCCAGGTTGAGAATCATTCACAGGGATTTAAAATGCAGCAACATTCTATTGGATGCAGAGATGAACCCAAAAATATCAGATTTTGGAATGGCAAAAATATTTGAAGGCAACCAAACTGAAGATAGGACAAGGAGAGTTGTAGGAACATA TGGCTATATGTCACCAGAATATGCTGTGTTTGGAAACTTTTCTGTAAAATCAGATGTTTTCAGTTTTGGGGTCATGTTGTTAGAGATTGTGAGTGGCAAGAAGAACAATAGATTTTATCAACAGAATCCTCCTTTGACCTTGATTGGATAT GTGTGGGAATTATGGAGAGAAGACAAAGCATTGGAGATAGTTGATTCTTCACTGAACGAGTTGTATCATCCGCATGAAGCCTTGAAATGCATACAAATTGGTCTACTGTGCGTGCAAGAAGATGCCAAGGACAGACCATCTATGTTGGCAGTTGTTTTTATGTTGAGTAACGAAACAGAGATTCCTTCTCCAAAACAACCTGCATTCCTCTTTACAAAATCTGATAAATTCCCTGATTTAGCCTTAGAAGTAGAAGATGGACAGTGTTCCGTAAATGAGATGACAATTTCTGAAATTGCTAGTCGCTGA
- the LOC133703313 gene encoding G-type lectin S-receptor-like serine/threonine-protein kinase RKS1 isoform X3 — translation MEAERLFLLSLLMLQFSSCTSLDSLKTSQTIKEGDLLISKGNNFALGFFSPGSSTNRYLGIWYHKIQEQTVVWVANRNDPIIGSSGFLFIDQYGNLVLYGNDDQKLPVWSTNVSVEGNDTCAAQLLDSGNLILVRKRSRKTAWQSFDYPTNILLPGMKLGLDRKLGIDRFLTSWRSAEDPGIGDFSVRINPNGSPQFFFYKGTKPISRANPWPWRSQMGFYKCFFVNDPDEIYFVYTVPDDSYLLILIVDHPGHIKALTWRESDGQWKKYWKSPQFQCDYYGQCGAYSTCELANLNRFVCACLPGFEPKYPKEWSASDGSGGCVRKRLQTSSVCDHGEGFVKIENYCLPDTSNAAWVDKSKSRADCELECKRNCSCSAYSIIGIPGKGEGCLTWYKELVDIRYERTESYDLYVRVDAYELADNTRQPNGSREKPMLALIAPSIALLWFLISLFAYLWFKKRAKKGTELQVNSTSTEFEYFKLSTITAATNNFSPANKLGQGGFGSVYKGLLANGLEVAIKRLSRSSGQGTEEFKNEVMVIAKLQHRNLVKLLGYCNQDGEQMLIYEYLPNKSLDSFLFHESRRLLLDWRKRFDIIVGIARGILYLHQDSRLRIIHRDLKCSNILLDAEMNPKISDFGMAKIFEGNQTEDRTRRVVGT, via the exons ATGGAAGCTGAAAGACTGTTCCTGCTTTCTCTTTTAATGCTCCAATTCTCATCTTGTACATCCCTAGACTCCTTAAAGACGAGCCAAACCATTAAAGAAGGTGACCTTCTTATCTCCAAAGGAAATAATTTTGCACTAGGATTTTTCAGTCCAGGTAGTTCAACCAATAGATATCTTGGAATTTGGTACCataaaatacaagaacaaaCTGTGGTGTGGGTTGCAAACAGGAACGATCCAATCATTGGTTCCTCTGGATTTCTCTTTATAGACCAATATGGAAACCTCGTTCTCTATGGTAACGATGACCAAAAGCTTCCAGTGTGGTCTACAAATGTTTCGGTGGAAGGAAATGATACTTGTGCAGCTCAACTCTTGGATTCAGGAAATTTGATATTGGTCAGGAAAAGAAGCAGAAAAACTGCATGGCAAAGCTTCGATTATCCTACGAACATCCTGCTTCCTGGAATGAAACTGGGGCTGGATCGAAAATTAGGAATTGATCGGTTCCTAACATCATGGAGATCAGCTGAAGACCCTGGGATTGGAGACTTTTCAGTTAGGATCAACCCAAATGGTTCgccacaattttttttctataaaggtACAAAGCCAATTAGTAGAGCTAACCCTTGGCCATGGAGAAGTCAGATGGGCTTCTACAAATGCTTTTTCGTAAATGATCCAGACGAAATATACTTTGTCTACACAGTTCCTGATGATTCTTATCTGCTAATATTAATAGTGGATCATCCAGGACATATAAAGGCTTTAACGTGGCGAGAAAGTGATGGTCAGTGGAAGAAATACTGGAAGTCCCCTCAGTTTCAGTGCGACTATTATGGGCAGTGTGGTGCTTATAGTACGTGTGAACTCGCCAATCTAAATAGGTTTGTATGTGCCTGTTTACCTGGGTTCGAGCCCAAGTACCCAAAGGAATGGTCTGCGAGCGATGGATCTGGTGGTTGTGTCAGGAAGCGGCTACAGACGTCTTCGGTGTGCGATCATGGAGAAGGGTTTGTGAAGATAGAGAATTACTGTCTTCCGGACACTTCTAATGCAGCTTGGGTGGACAAGAGCAAGAGCCGCGCAGACTGTGAACTGGAATGCAAGAGGAATTGTTCATGCTCTGCATACTCAATCATTGGAATTCCCGGAAAAGGGGAAGGTTGTTTGACATGGTACAAGGAATTAGTAGACATTAGATATGAAAGGACTGAAAGTTATGATCTGTATGTTCGTGTTGATGCATATGAATTAG CTGATAATACAAGGCAGCCAAATGGTTCTCGTGAAAAACCGATGCTGGCCCTTATAGCACCATCAATTGCATTATTGTGGTTTCTCATTAGCCTGTTTGCTTATTTGTGGTTCAAGAAGAGAGCAAAAAAAGGTACTGAACTGCAGGTAAACAGCACTTCTACTGAATTCGAATATTTCAAGCTCAGCACCATAACGGCGGCCACTAACAATTTCTCTCCAGCTAACAAACTCGGGCAAGGTGGTTTTGGCTCTGTTTATAAG GGTCTGCTGGCTAATGGACTGGAGGTTGCAATAAAAAGGTTATCTAGAAGTTCAGGACAAGGAACagaagaatttaaaaatgaagttATGGTAATTGCAAAGCTTCAACACAGGAATCTAGTGAAACTTCTAGGTTACTGCAATCAGGATGGGGAACAAATGTTAATCTATGAATACTTGCCAAACAAAAGCTTGGACTCGTTTCTTTTCC ATGAAAGCAGAAGATTGTTATTGGATTGGCGAAAACGCTTTGATATTATTGTTGGAATAGCTCGTGGGATTTTATATCTTCACCAAGACTCCAGGTTGAGAATCATTCACAGGGATTTAAAATGCAGCAACATTCTATTGGATGCAGAGATGAACCCAAAAATATCAGATTTTGGAATGGCAAAAATATTTGAAGGCAACCAAACTGAAGATAGGACAAGGAGAGTTGTAGGAACATA G